GAGTTTGAATGCTACGGTATATATTtgagaaatcaaaattttaatataaaacatGCATATGTGCAACAAACATAAAGCTAACTAGAAACTATCAGGAAATTCTATGTTGACGGTAACTGATATATGGGAGAAAACTAGGGCATTTGTTGTCAAATGTTATCTTAAAAACAAGATAAGATTTTATGCAAGGTTATTTCTTTACTCATTGATTTTCATTGACAAGGAAAATCTGTTAAGAAGAATATCAAATATAGTGGGCCTGCTCACCTGAAGCAGCTTCAGAAACTGGAATTATACAATCTTTATAGATGTCTTATTTTGCATGATCTCATTTCctgatttctaattttttgagTATAATTGAGTGGCACTGgcaattaacaaatatttatgtttCTAGCTATTGGGGTTTAACATATGATTGGTGGCATGGGCCGCATGGCGTCTTTGCTCCATTCTGAACCCTGGgattatcattaattaaaagCTTAGTTAGAGCAGGGAAGGACTGACATTAGATGGTAGTGATGAAAAAATCTTATAGACTTCAGCATCTTGTagcaatgaaaaaaattatctcatATTCAACACTTGCCTTTGAAGGGCTGGGCTACTTAGGTTCCTGTTTCCTTATCAATAATAAGATTCCAGCCAGGGCAAGCAACTAAATAATATGATTCTACCTCTTTATGAATAAAGAAAACTGATTATCACAATGctgatgaagtaataataggTTCTTGTACTGTGCTCCACAGGCACCTCTAGTTGATGTATTGTTACCCATAAACATAGAAAACTTAATTACTGTAAGAAGGTGGGTCAAACTTAATTTTATACGTCCAGTGAACTCTTTTGATATTGTGTGGTAATGTTTATTTTGGTTACTTCATCTATAGTTATAAGATTTATTAAACCTGCATGATTatgttttcttcatcttcaaagCATCATAATATTTCAAGCACTTTCtgaaaaaatgtaattttagatttttagtatgatTCCTTATTTTAACTGAAGAGCTCCGAAAACATTCTAAATGGATTGTAATGGTGCTTTCATTTTTACAGGGTATGCCAGGAGGATAATGAAGAAGCCTTGATCAGTCTTGGATGTCTTTGTCGTGGCGGTCTTTCAAAAGCACATCATTCGTGCATAGTGAAGTGGTTTAACACCCGAGGTTCGAATAAATGTGAGATATGCCAGTTAAGTGTCCGAAATTTAAGAGATGGTTTTAGCTTAATCTATACGTGTGATAATGAGCCTCCATATTTCTCATGTAGGCAAGTAGCTGCCAACATAATACCTCCTGATCCTCAGGCAAGTGTCGGTCAAATTTAGATTTAGATGTTTAAGattttgatatggaattcTGATTGATCTGCATACACCCTCTTCCCTACTTTTGTTCTTGTTGTGATTGCATTCATGATGCATACTCAATTCTAAATGGTATCACAGTTTGAATAGGTTATTGAACTCTAGGCTATGGTTAGAATCTTAgtatttgtgaaattaaaactatGTTTTGCTTAGTTAGGCAAAGGAAATTTCCAGTCATTATACGGCTTTGCAGAAGAACATTACCACTGACGCTGtcataatttatgtttttggtgCTGTATCTGGAACTCTATATTCTTTAGGGAGGATCATTCCAACCTTAGATGGTGATTTCTGACTTGATCTTTTATGCATGACGACAGTCTAGTTACTGGGTTTGGGCGGTTGATCCAGCCTTTAGAGCGCAGGACCCTCAAAGGGTGAGGAAACATTATTGTATTTTCTGCCAAGTAGCcataatatcactttttttcGAAACCCACTACTAAATTACTGATTATTAACAGGGGTGTTTTAGTCCGCTTTGGGTGGCGTTCTCCATTCTTGTTGGTGGTCTTTTGCTGGATGTGTTGATTTCCATAACCCTCGGTGTTTCTGCCCTTCCGGTTAACATCACCATTGGTATAACTTAGTCACCCAATAATATCAACTCGTACCAAACTTAATCTGCACGTTTATACAATGTGAACTACTGTATGCAGGAGTGATCGTTGTGCTGGGACTTGGCACAGCTCTTCGACTGGGGCTAGAGTTTTGTCAAGAGTGGAATGTGAGAAGAGTGGTGCAGCGGGTAGAAGCAAACGCCACAATTGGGTACCATCCGGCACTGTGAGCCAGATTTTTACCTGCATATTTTATGAGCGGATGTGTTGTTGTGTCTtaagttaagaaaaaaaaaatctagctTTATTCACCAAGTCAGGCGATGGAAACTAGTTAGGAGGCTCATCGAGAGATCTTTATTCCATCTTGCTTCCACTGCTGACTTGCTGtatatattcattatattGTCGCTGATTCTTTGTAAATGCTCAGTGAATGATTGGTGTATGTAGTTAAGTTGTTCATGTTagacataattttatcatcatatattcaagaatacataattgaatataaataaagcaagatcttcgaacatcatgtatttcacgtaaaaccataaacataataggATCGAAACATACCTTGGCGatccatagcggaagcgattgaGGAAGGAGGAGACGATTTCCTTGAACCTTTTTCCGGCGTAGTAGCGcaactccaaggatttgtttctctctctttccctcgtttatgtgggatcaccacacttgtatatataggcagagagaggacaaaccctaattataaAACATTAAAGCCCTTTCCATCAAAGTGGCCATttaatataacaataatagaagcgtttcttttcattaatttaataacaAACTTGATTCCCTAAGTTTAATAACAatcacatacttcattccttaccatatatttaattaatatatagttcattattttggTTAGTCAACGAATTGCTAATCAaaactatatattataatatattcatttccTTAATTGTAATAAGAATCATATGCGATTTGCTACTAATTGATTTTGTCAATTAATAGCTAATTAATCAATcccaataataataagtaatTTAGGGAAAATGTGTCTTGTACCAAGTTAATGTATTACATTCaaaatccaattctatttaggaTTCTATCACATGTCACACATGTGAGACATAAAACTTACATTCTCCCACTTGGCGAACATGTGGGACACAAAGTTTTCGATTCTCCCACTTGTCACACTTGACAGAGCCACAATAAAATAGACATAATAAACATAAGGCGCGCATAATATTGGACTTTATAAATACTTGCATCATTGGTAAACATAAGTATTGTATTAGTGAGACTACTAATGCGGGTCATGGCGGGCGTATATCATTCAATCGACATAGTTCCTTCCATGTACCACATCACCAATAACCCCACTAATATAATCTATAAGTGACACAATGTCCAtaattgtcttatttcaaGACCTCCTGCATTAATACTAAACACGTACATATGCAtatcaaataataagtatatgcaggaaaagtagaaacaactttattgaattcaaaatatctaTAACTTAAGTGTCTGAACCAACATGGAAACATAAAGATTAGACGTTTCCATACCCAAGACCCATTCTGTTAACTTATTCTATAAATGTCTTAGGCGGTAACACATTAGTCAATGGATCAGCAACCATAAGCTGTGtgcttatatattatatagatatTCTTTGTTCCCAAACTTCATCTTTCACGACAAGAAACTttaattccatgtgtttaGCTCCTTGAATACTTGTCATACTTACAGAAAGATATGATTGCACTATCATCACAATATAATGTGAGCATAAAATCTTTTGTTCACTTTAAGTATCTCATTATTATCTTTGCAGTTCTCCAATGTTCAACACCAGGGTTACTTTGGTAACGGCCTAGCATTCCAACTGCAAAGCTGATGTCTGGTCTAGTACAGACTTGAGCATACATCAAACTTCCCACAATAGATGCATAAGGAATATTTTCCATATCCTTACgttccaattcaatttttggaCATTGATCCAAACTGAATTTGTCACCTTTATGAATTTGAACAACACTTGGAGAACATGCACTCATGCCATATCTCTCTAAAAGATTCGATCTATGTAGCTTTTATGAGACAATCCAAGAGTCCACGTGATTGATCACAAGATATTTCTATCCTATGACATAGGATGTCTCACACATATCtttttatgttgaaatttttagagagataATTTTAGTGTCATGTAGTAATCCAATGTCACTATTAGCAAGcaatatatcatcaacatacaaaaccaaaaatatgaacttgctCCCACTAACCTTGAGGTATATGCACCGATCAACAGTGTTCTCTTTAAAACCAAAAGCAGTAATAGTGTCATGGAATTTAAAATACCATTGTCGAGAAGCCTGTTTCAGTCCATAAATTGATTTCTTAAGTTTGCAGACTAAATGTTCATTCCCTTTCTTAATGAAgccttcgggttgttccatgtagactTCTTCTTCCAAATCATCATTTAGAAAAGTAATTTTCACATCCATTTAATGTAGTTCCAAGTCAAAATGGGCTACAAGTGCCAAAATGATTCTAAGTGAGCCCTTCTTTGATACTTAAGAGAAAGTCTATTTACAATCAATGCTATCTTTTCTGAGTATAACCTTTGGCAACAAGTCTGACTTTAAATCGTTAGATGAAACCATTTATGTCGAATTTGGTCATGAAGACCCAATTACACCCAATACACTTTTGTTTATCGGGTAATTCGACAAGGTCCCAGACTTTAATCCATAGATTTTAACTCATCTATCATGCATCAATCCATTTAGTAGAATTATTACACTTAATGGCTAGTGAATATGAAACTGGATCATTACGTATTCCTATATCACATTCGGATTCTTGGAGATGTGCCACATAGTCATCAGAAATGGCACTTCTGTAGATGCTTCTTCCACACCCATGTTCAATGACTTTGGCATCATCATTAAGTGGTTGGTCATTCAAATATTGTTAGGCTGTTCAACAATATTTGCCACACTTAATTCTTGAGGAAATGAGGGAAGAAGGTTATACCCTTATTTCATTAATGACCATATTATGAGTGTTAAAACTCCCACTGATCTCACCATTCTCAAAGAATCATATATTTCCAGTTTCCACAATTCCCATGCTATCATTAGGACAATAAAACCTATACCCTTTGGATTTTTCTGGTAACCCATAAAATAACCAATAATTGTCtaaaatccattttttctttctgcGAAGAGTATACTCTAGTTTCCACTGAACAACCCTAAACATGAAGGTGCTGCAAACTGGGTTTTCTACCTCCAAAGTTCTTGAGAGAGTCTTTGGTACAACCTTACGAGAAACCCGGTTTAATACATTAATAGCGGTTCTAAGAGCATAAATTCACAACGATATAGGTATGGTAGAATTAATATACTTCTAACCATTTCCATGAGAATTCGGTTTCGTCTCTCAGCAACATCATTCTGCTGAGACGTACTTGGCATAGTATATTAAGCATAAATGCCATGCTTTTCTAAGTATTTGGCAAAAGGTCCATGTAATTGACTTATTTTAGTGGTACGACCATAAAATTCACCACCTCTATCGGATCGAATAATTTTCacctttctatttaattacttttcaaCCTCAGTCATAAAATGTTCAACTGTGCCTGAgatttttcttgcaataaataaatccataacGCGAAAAAAATCGTCAATAAaggtgataaaatatttttatccacCAAAAGTCGAGACATCAAAGGTCCgcaaatatttgtatatataatttaaggAGCTCATTGCTTCTTGTGGCATTTTTAGtattgtgtttggtttgttCATTTAATACAATCCACACAAACTGTAATGCTTGTAAAGTATAGAttcgaatgaatattatcctttataAGCCTCTCAATTCTTTCACTAGAAATATGATCCAGTTCCTTTATGCCATAAGAATGATAAAttcgaatgaatattatcctttagaTGCTCCTTCGGTTGCAATGTGAGCATGAGATGCACTCATTCCATACTTCTTCATCTTATGCTCCTCCTAGACCAATACGTTTCCCAATTCTTTAAGAGTCCACTAATCTTTTATAGTGAATCAATTTGGAATGGTCCAGATTGAGGAGGTAAGGAAATTAGGGTCAATTGGACAAGGAAATTCTCATTCACCTATAATCCTAACTTCAGCTCAGAAGAGATATTATTTATGTCCATCACATGCTCGTACATAGTCCGAGAACCATTATATTGCATGCTCATGAGATCCTTCATAAGTTTTCCTGCAATAGACTTTATATGCAGTTGTGAAGCGATCCTCAACATTCTGCAAATATTCTTTTGCAATGTCAACTGTAAACTTAGTCCTGTTAGATTTTTCCCTAGCATTATGGGTAATCAGCCAACTACTttgatcataaaataattggttTATCATTCAACAGTGTTAGGTCCAAGTCCATTACTTCAAGAGTGAACTTAAGTTTCTCTTTCCATTCAAAGAAGTTAGTTCCAATAAATTGGGGAATGTTTGAGGTAAACATACTAgtagcaaaaaatatatgtttttacaTTATAGGAGCAATTAAGATCTGAATGCTCACATATAAAAGCTTTGAATAGTAACACGaacatttatttgaaaacCCATATCATGAGGCAATTATGAAAACTCCTTTGGGTAGTCTTCAtacaataacaaaaatcaTGCTTTTAATATCCACATCTTAGTTCAATAattgagtaataataaattggcgTTACCTTTGGGTAATCGAcaccaatttaaattattaactcCATTAGTGTTTATTATGTCACAAAGACTATTTCCTTTGGGAATCTAGACCTTATAACAAACAAACTATTTAGATAATGAATAGCCACAACAAGCATGATGATTAATTGCATACATAGATTTTCATATTAACTTGATTATAAACTCTTCTCATTTtacctcactttggtgattgcaaaataaacataatataatcaagaatgtATAGCGATTAATTGCTTAAGCAGATTTTcacttaatttgattataaactattattttacctcactttggtgattgtaaaataaacataatataatcaagaatgtatagagattaattgcttaaacaaattttaatatgagtttgATTATAGACTCTTCTTATTTTgcctcactttggtgattgcaaaataaatattaaaacgagaattgaattatataatcaTTCATTCCACCGTCTCGGTAGATTCATAATCATGAAacatttaattgaaatctCAGTTCATCAATGCATatattcaaactcaatttacataaaatatatacacaatcAAAATACCCAAATCAATTCCATATACATAAATAGAATCAATATGgaaacaatatatttcaaaCATGGAAGGAAAACCATTAGCTCACGATAggaaacattaaaatataaattggcaattcatcaattaaaatatccatgattaaaactatgaaAACAAGATTTTGATTAAACATAAATCCTCAAAATCAATATGCATATGATGCGTGCATAATTATatgaaaacataaatatatttttcttaaactgTTTTCttgataattgaaattaagagaattaaaaatacacACTTACTGTACAACATATTCTCTCGAATCTATGGCATCAAATAACCatcattcaatttaaatttcaatttgataAGTGTACATAATTAGACATATAAAAATACGTAATACACGAATTGAACCAACTGAATTTGAAATCACAATCCATTAAAATGCCGACAGATTTACCGAAAccaaatctatacatatataaaaggcgttTTGGCcgtaatttgatatatttgaaAGTTATGGggtgaatttaaattattataaaatatgtaactctcgtgaatatttatttaaatattttaatgcttTGACTAATCTTTAAATAGGATAATgagcatttaacaaattttgtaacctctattctcttaattttataatttatgatgttttaatttcatgatttctcatattctaattttatgcCTATAAAAAGCATAGAGTTGTAGGTGAATTACACATTCACCATTCTCTCTCaagctctcaacattttataCATTTAGAGTATTGCTCAAATTTTGGAACTCCATCAAGTTCATCGGTGCCAGCGGGTTTGAGAAGTTATACACGTAAATAGGGTTTTTCTCAACTAGACTTATAGTtcggtttattttataattttcgttgtaattttcatttcattttttttattgcaatagttagagtacTGCGTGTATATGGTTCGAGAATTCTatgctaatattttttacaattcttagagatggaagaattgtaacatccTTAACTCAAACAAGCATAATGTTTATCTTCAtatttacacaatttattattttatatatttatattccaaCTTGTGctgtaattatattatatggtgtctaaaaaataatattttatgacttatgatgaattaataagTGGTGcataatatgtatatttgcaATGAGATAATTAAACCTTTCAAAATAGAGTTGATCAAACAATTAGttgttcaaataaaataaaatagtttacaaccaaattttggtttaccaataatactattgttgaaattaggatttgacACTTAATTGTTCCAAGATACGGCTGATTTTCTATAGAGAATCTAATTATCTTATATATAGGTGATCAACtaagtaaaatatatacttatattaaatatattttacaaaaagaaaatttgcagCATTGAGAATTGTGAAgtagcataaaaaataatatagattttTCATATTCCAACCAGCCATGTTTAAaagtacaataaataaatataaacgTTCCAACATTCAAAAGGGCTATCATTATTcaacaatataatatgttaATTCAACCAAtgaatgtaatattttttgtatagtttatcatttgaatttttttatggtcatagttttgacattttgaatattatgagttatcgatttattattttgttaaaagtgtgatatacattatttttagttgagaaatatgaaggattgttttaaacatattttttaaatgtgtcTAACACTTGATATAGTCTCTTCATCGTTGTCCAAATAATTATGTCTGCCTTGATTCCAtttcaaatatgtttaattttatgtctttAAGTGTAAAATGCATCGAGgagcatatatttattgaatttttattatatgtatatttttctatttttaaatttgatatagttatattttcatattttaattaatcaaataacaatttaaaaatatgtgataaaaaatatattatatcgtgcatcgcacgtgggttaaCACTAGTATACAATAATACATAAGTCTCAATTAAGCATATGAATTCATTAAAGTCACGTAATACATGAATTGAATTCAGAATTCATACTATGCCAACATATTAAAATCACCGATTCATTCATagcaatatattaaaataaattcacaaatatggtTTTCAATCATACGAAAATACATGAGTTCTCAACCATGCTCTGATACCACATGTTGgacataattttatcatcatatattcaagaatacataattgaatataaataaagcaagatcttcgaacatcatgtatttcacgtaaaaccataaacataataggATCGAAACATACCTTGGCGatccatagcggaagcgattgaGGAAGGAGGAGACGATTTCCTTGAACCTTTTTCCGGCGTAGTAGCGcaactccaaggatttgtttctctctctttccctcgttCATGTGTTCTCttaatgtgtgtgttttgatGGAATCACCACACTTGTATATATAGGCAGAGAAaggacaaaccctaattataaAACATTAAAGCCCTTTCCATCAAAGTGGCCATttaatataacaataatagaagcgtttcttttcattaatttaataacaAACTTGATTCCCAAGTTTAATAACAATCACAGACTTGATTCCTTaccatatatttaattaatatatagttcattattttggTTAGTCAACGAATTGCTAATCAaaactatatattataatatattcatttccTTAATTGTAATAAGAATCATATGCGATTTGCTACTAATTGATTTTGTCAATTAATAGCTAATTAATCACGAAACGTcccaataataataagtaatTTAGGGAAAATGTGTCTTGTACCAAGTTAATGTATTACATTCaaaatccaattctatttaggaTTCTATCACATGTGACACATGTGAAACATAAAACTTACAGTTCACACATCTTAGGTTCTCACTAACCGAGAGGATCAGTTTCAATAGTTCACAGTTATAATTTGTGGATTGTAAATAATGACATAGCTTTGTTTATAGCTGTTGAACATATGAGGATATTGAGACCATATTTAATGAAAGTGAGGATATTGTAGCCTTGTAGGTCCCCAAATTGTTTATGCAAGTATGTCCATCTTAATGAAATTCAACGCTGTGGTgctattattaatttagtagtacTGCACTTAATGAATTTTgccaaattaatcaaaatatatgacTTACTGTATTTTACAATTTCAATATCACTTTGAAAAGTGGCAATTAAATGCTTCAGAAAATGTGCACCCTTTGCTATTGATTCAAATTGAtcatatgttttttttggatttgattCAAATGACGGTTGATTACTCCATGAGTCTTGCAACTGAAAATAACGTTTGAAATGGTTCTAGGTTGTTACTAATAATAAGTTCTCTCTCCTTTCCTACCAATAAATCAAGGGTTCGAGTTAATACGGACACACGATAAATGCGGAATCAAATGGAATATACCCTGATATgaataaaaactaataaaaatatcttttaaaaaaattaatcaaaagaaaaggaaataaaaaaaccagTGTGTCCCTTGTTCACACAGAAGCACAAGCAGAAGCTACTGCCAATCTGAGTAAATTAGTTCGATCGATATTCGTACGGACCTCCCTACGGTCCACCCCCATGTAATACGTCCTCTTCTCCCTCAGTTTCAAATtcgtaatatttatttaaatagcaAAGCAACAAGcctgattttaattttttaaaggcAGAAATGAAGAGAATCTATAACAAACACCATAAGATGACAAAAAAGataattcttttatatattgatgagTCCAAAAACACGAGTCTTTCACTGTTTCTAATAGATGAGGTATTGGGTATGGGAGTGAGTGATTGTTACAGTGATCGAGGTCGGAAAGCAATTATAGAGGGTATCGTGATTGGCTACTACTGCTCTTCACCTTTTTTTGTTGCCCACCACGTGAAACCAAAaagctcaaccccaaaaaagTAAATCGATTCTAGGGATTAATAGCTCCACCAATTTCCCTTGCTTTGCTGTAATTTTCCAACTGCGGTGATTTTTCCTGCTTAATGTGATGAAATTGGAGGCTTTGCCCAAGGGCTTCCGCTTCCGCCCCACGGATGAGGAGCTCGTCAATCATTATTTGAGGCTCAAGATCAACGGCCGTCATTCTGAAGTTGAGGTCATCCCTGAGATTGACGTCTGTAAATGGGAGCCGTGGGATCTCCCTGGTATGCTTTTTTGTTACtctctttcaaatttcattcTCCTAATGTGGTAGCATCTAATAGTTTTGGTACTTGTTGTTTTgtcaaatttgtattttaactTGGGAGAAATTGCTATTTCTGGCTGATACTCAATGGAAAGTTTGCATTGTTCATACATATTGTAGTGTGGATCAATTTAGTAATCTACTTTATGCTTGTAGGATTCGTCACCCAAAATTTCAcctttataattttcttagaATGAATGAAGTTGAGCATGAAGAGCTTCTGAGCTTGACTAGGTAAAATGTTATTCTgaattgttatttaatattgcTAGCTTGGATCTTCTTGTAAACTACACTAAGAGAAATACCAATCCCTTTTGACTTAGGCTCGAGAAATTTCTGGCGTCACAAGTTTCACTTCCTACTTTTACTTCTTTATGCGTAACCTGAAGTGTGATCAAGCTACATTTAGTAAGGGTTAATTAGATAATGGAAGTTTCTTATGGATTGTAAGGCCATATATGTAGACTAAACTTCacttctgttttttttttatgcataaacAAATGAAGATTTTCATTCcttattgtttgattttgttcaGCACTCTCCGTTATAAAATCTGATGACCCAGAGTGGTTTTTCATTTGCCCCCGTGataaaaaatatccaaatgGGTATCGTTCTAATAGAGCCACAGAAGCTGGTTATTGGAAAGCTACAGGAAAGGACCGTACCATAAAATCTCGCAAATCATCCCCATCAGGTCACTCCCATTCTCATGTGATTGGGTTGAAGAAAACTCTAGTCTTTTATAGGGGCCGTGCTCCAAAGGGTGAACGGACAAATTGGATAATGCATGAGTATCGTGCCACTGAACCAGATCTTGATGGCACTGGTCCTGGACAGGTCAATAATCATATCATGTCTCTTCCTCGTCTTCTCATGCACATACATGAAACATATGCATAATACTATAAAGACACACAGTCACATATACTTGTTATTTTCTGGTTCCATGCTAAATTCCTTTTACGTTTTTCTGGTTCCATGCTAAATTCCTTTTACGTGGTATATTTAGTTGTGgtaatttgagaaaataaaatgtgatccTAGCTATACTGATATCAACCTAGATTGTTCATCAAcatgtcattttcattttcactaaTTGTTTTTCACAACATACTAGTGGTCTTTCCTGTAGTAGTGTATGCCTTTTGTGATCAGTTTGTCAATTATTTGT
The genomic region above belongs to Salvia hispanica cultivar TCC Black 2014 chromosome 3, UniMelb_Shisp_WGS_1.0, whole genome shotgun sequence and contains:
- the LOC125212043 gene encoding E3 ubiquitin-protein ligase MARCHF3-like isoform X1, encoding MRNGGTATMVGEFPDADVEKQQNGGDEDRENAAVGQSQDLAKKVVIDVVVVDCASIGQSLPERDSNTYEECRVCQEDNEEALISLGCLCRGGLSKAHHSCIVKWFNTRGSNKCEICQLSVRNLRDGFSLIYTCDNEPPYFSCRQVAANIIPPDPQSSYWVWAVDPAFRAQDPQRGCFSPLWVAFSILVGGLLLDVLISITLGVSALPVNITIGVIVVLGLGTALRLGLEFCQEWNVRRVVQRVEANATIGYHPAL
- the LOC125212043 gene encoding E3 ubiquitin-protein ligase MARCHF2-like isoform X2 — its product is MRNGGTATMVGEFPDADVEKQQNGGDEDRENAAVGQSQDLAKKVVIDVVVVDCASIGQSLPERDSNTYEECRVCQEDNEEALISLGCLCRGGLSKAHHSCIVKWFNTRGSNKCEICQQVAANIIPPDPQSSYWVWAVDPAFRAQDPQRGCFSPLWVAFSILVGGLLLDVLISITLGVSALPVNITIGVIVVLGLGTALRLGLEFCQEWNVRRVVQRVEANATIGYHPAL